From Rutidosis leptorrhynchoides isolate AG116_Rl617_1_P2 chromosome 3, CSIRO_AGI_Rlap_v1, whole genome shotgun sequence, a single genomic window includes:
- the LOC139901584 gene encoding uncharacterized protein encodes MPVRIRAGSWNVDTLTGKRYELVETLHKRKVDILCVQETRWKGRGAVKIMDYKLWFSGSRVARNGVGIFIGPPYNENVVDVSRRCDRIMSVRLVIQEVTYTIISAYAPHAGLGAAEKTLLGIVRRGCEDVPFGPSITYWGGSKWSYRNECRGVPGCPWGLWKTNAQLATFHSGGNSTQIDYLLLRKGDLRTCGDCKALTDLTCSSQHRLLVMDLVLRRRVTKSVRPVQPKILWKKLNGEKAETFKTLVVERLEAEVEMVSQDEADQMWTFLASTIREAAKEALGVAVGTSRGHRSDRESWWLSDEVQS; translated from the exons ATGCCGGTTAGGATTAGAGCAGGTAGTTGGAATGTGGATACTTTGACCGGCAAACGTTATGAATTAGTGGAGACTTTACATAAACGTAAAGTGGACATTTTGTGTGTCCAAGAGACTAGGTGGAAGGGTCGAGGGGCGGTTAAGATCATGGACTACAAGCTGTGGTTCTCGGGCTCGAGAGTTGCTAGAAACGGTGTTGGAATTTTTATTGGCCCACCCTATAACGAGAATGTCGTGGATGTGAGTAGACGGtgcgataggattatgtcggttaggtTAGTTATCCAGGAGGTGACCTACACGATCATTAGTGCTTACGCGCCGCATGCGGGCCTTGGGGCAGCTGAAAAGACACTTCTGGGAATCGTTAGACGAGGTTGTGAGGATGTGCCCTTCGGACCATCGATTACTTATTGGGGGGGATCTAAATGGTCATATAGGAACGAATGTCGAGGGGTACCCGGGTGCCCATGGGGGCTTTGG AAGACGAATGCTCAGCTAGCAACTTTTCATAGCGGAGGTAATAGTACCCAGATTGACTATTTGTTGCTTCGCAAAGGGGATCTTAGGACATGTGGGGACTGTAAGGCCCTGACGGACTTGACGTGCTCCTCCCAGCACAGATTGTTGGTCATGGATTTGGTTCTCCGGAGACGGGTCACCAAGAGCGTAAGGCCCGTCCAACCTAAAATCCTATGGAAGAAGTTGAACGGAGAGAAGGCAGAGACCTTTAAAACTTTGGTTGTTGAAAGACTTGAGGCAGAAGTGGAAATGGTATCTCAAGACGAGGCAGATCAGATGTGGACTTTTCTGGCGTCCACCATTAGAGAGGCAGCCAAGGAAGCCTTAGGTGTGGCAGTAGGAACATCGAGAGGACATAGGTCGGATAGAGAATCATGGTGGCTTAGCGACGAGGTTCAaagctga